A DNA window from Drosophila pseudoobscura strain MV-25-SWS-2005 chromosome 2, UCI_Dpse_MV25, whole genome shotgun sequence contains the following coding sequences:
- the Irp-1A gene encoding cytoplasmic aconitate hydratase, with amino-acid sequence MSSSGASPFSHFEESFTQDGNVYKYFDLPKIDNKYDSLPFSIRILLESAVRNCDNFQVLERDVKSILDWTPALRQGTSDVEVSFKPARVILQDFTGVPAVVDFAAMRDAVLDLGGNPEKINPICPADLVVDHSVQVDFARVSDALAKNQSLEFERNKERFTFLKWGARAFNNMLIVPPGSGIVHQVNLEYLARVVFENDATDGSKILYPDSVVGTDSHTTMINGLGVLGWGVGGIEAEAVMLGQSISMLLPEVIGYKLVGKLGPLATSTDLVLTITKHLRQLGVVGKFVEFYGPGVAELSIADRATISNMCPEYGATVGYFPIDENTLSYMRQTNRSDKKIDIIREYLKATRQLRDYSLEDQDPTYTETVTLDLSTVVTSVSGPKRPHDRVSVSSMFEDFKGCLTSPVGFKGFAISPDALAASGEFQWDDGKTYKIRHGSVVIAAITSCTNTSNPSVMLGAGLLAKNAVEKGLSILPYIKTSLSPGSGVVTYYLKESGVIPYLEQLGFDIVGYGCMTCIGNSGPLEENVVNTIEKNGLVCCGVLSGNRNFEGRIHPNTRANYLASPLLVIAYAIAGRVDIDFETQPLGVDGSGKSVFLRDIWPTRSQIHEVERKHVIPAMFQEVYSKIELGSEDWQTLEVSDSNLYPWSGASTYIKRPPFFEGMTRQLPKLGSIERARCLLFLGDSVTTDHISPAGSIARNSPAARYLSERNLTPRDFNSYGSRRGNDAVMARGTFANIRLVNKLASKTGPRTVHIPSQQEMDIFDAADRYREEGTPLVLVVGKDYGSGSSRDWAAKGPFLLGIKAVIAESYERIHRSNLVGMGIIPLQFLPGQGAESLNLTGRELYNIALPESDELKPGQRVQVEADGIAFETTLRFDTEVDITYYKNGGILNYMIRKMLD; translated from the exons ATGTCCAGCTCCG GCGCCAGTCCCTTCTCCCATTTCGAGGAATCCTTCACACAAGACGGCAACGTCTACAAGTATTTTGATCTGCCAAAAATTGACAACAAATATG ATTCATTGCCCTTCTCCATACGCATTCTGCTGGAGTCTGCGGTGCGGAACTGTGACAACTTCCAGGTGCTGGAAAGGGACGTGAAGAGTATTTTGGACTGGACGCCTGCCCTGAGGCAGGGGACCAGCGATGTCGAGGTTTCCTTCAAGCCAGCGCGTGTCATACTCCAG GACTTCACCGGAGTGCCGGCAGTGGTGGACTTTGCAGCAATGCGGGATGCCGTCCTTGACTTGGGCGGCAATCCCGAGAAGATCAATCCCATCTGCCCCGCCGACCTGGTGGTCGATCATTCCGTTCAGGTTGACTTTGCTCGCGTCTCGGATGCGCTAGCGAAAAACCAATCGCTGGAGTTCGAGCGCAACAAGGAACGATTCACATTCCTTAAGTGGGGCGCCCGGGCGTTCAACAACATGCTGATTGTGCCCCCGGGCTCCGGCATTGTGCATCAGGTGAACTTGGAGTACTTGGCCCGCGTTGTCTTTGAGAACGATGCCACGGATGGCTCGAAGATCCTCTATCCCGACAGCGTCGTTGGCACCGACTCCCACACGACCATGATCAATGGTCTGGGCGTACTCGGTTGGGGTGTGGGCGGCATTGAGGCGGAGGCCGTGATGTTGGGACAGTCGATCTCCATGCTACTGCCCGAAGTCATTGGCTACAAGCTGGTCGGAAAGCTCGGTCCCCTGGCCACCTCAACCGATTTGGTGCTGACCATTACCAAGCATCTGCGTCAGCTAGGCGTCGTTGGCAAGTTCGTGGAGTTCTATGGTCCCGGTGTGGCTGAGCTGAGCATCGCAGACCGTGCGACCATCAGCAACATGTGCCCCGAGTATGGAGCCACCGTTGGCTACTTCCCCATCGACGAGAACACGCTCAGCTACATGCGGCAGACGA ATCGATCTGATAAGAAAATCGATATCATTCGGGAGTATCTGAAGGCCACGCGACAGTTGCGAGATTACTCTCTAGAAGATCAGGATCCCACGTACACAGAG ACTGTTACCTTGGATCTTTCCACAGTGGTCACATCGGTTTCGGGCCCCAAACGGCCGCACGATCGCGTCTCCGTTTCGAGCATGTTTGAGGATTTCAAAGGGTGCCTCACCAGTCCCGTGGGCTTTAAGGGATTCGCTATATCGCCAGATGCTTTggccgccagcggagagtTCCAATGGGATGATGGGAAAACTTACAAGATACGTCACGGGTCTGTGGTCATTGCAGCGATTACTTCCTGTACGAACACATCGAATCCATCCGTGATGCTGGGCGCCGGTCTGCTGGCTAAGAATGCCGTGGAGAAGGGGCTCAGCATTTTGCCGTACATCAAGACATCGCTTTCGCCGGGATCTGGTGTGGTTACCTATTACCTGAAGGAGTCGGGCGTCATTCCGTACCTGGAGCAGCTGGGCTTCGACATTGTCGGCTATGGCTGCATGACCTGCATTGGCAACTCGGGACCGCTGGAGGAGAATGTGGTCAACACCATCGAGAAGAACGGTCTCGTTTGCTGCGGTGTTCTGTCCGGCAATCGGAACTTCGAGGGTCGGATACATCCCAACACGCGGGCCAACTATCTGGCCAGTCCCCTGCTGGTGATTGCCTATGCCATAGCTGGACGCGTGGACATCGACTTTGAGACGCAGCCACTGGGCGTGGATGGCAGCGGCAAGAGTGTGTTCCTGCGTGACATTTGGCCGACACGCAGCCAGATTCATGAGGTGGAGCGCAAACACGTCATTCCGGCCATGTTTCAGGAGGTCTACA GCAAAATCGAACTTGGCTCTGAGGATTGGCAAACCCTTGAGGTCTCCGATAGCAACCTGTATCCCTGGAGCGGAGCGTCCACTTATATCAAACGACCTCCCTTCTTTGAGGGCATGACCCGGCAACTGCCAAAGCTGGGCAGCATTGAGAGAGCGCGCTGCCTGCTCTTCCTGGGAGACTCTGTGACCACGGATCACATTTCGCCAGCGGGCTCCATTGCCAGAAATTCTCCGGCTGCGCGCTATTTGTCCGAGCGCAATCTTACACCGCGGGACTTCAACTCGTATGGTTCGCGACGCGGCAACGATGCGGTGATGGCCCGTGGAACCTTCGCCAACATACGCCTGGTGAACAAACTGGCCTCAAAGACCGGGCCTCGAACAGTGCACATACCCAGCCAGCAGGAGATGGATATTTTCGATGCCGCCGATCGATATCGGGAGGAGGGAACGCCCTTGGTCTTGGTTGTCGGCAAGGATtacggcagtggcagctcccGCGACTGGGCAGCCAAAGGTCCGTTTCTCCTGGGCATAAAGGCTGTCATTGCGGAGTCGTACGAGCGTATACATCGATCGAATTTGGTCGGCATGGGTATCATTCCCCTGCAGTTCCTGCCGGGCCAAGGCGCCGAGTCCTTGAACCTGACCGGTCGGGAGCTGTATAACATTGCCCTCCCCGAGAGCGACGAATTGAAGCCGGGCCAGAGAGTTCAAGTCGAGGCCGATGGTATTGCTTTCGAGACGACGCTGCGCTTCGATACCGAGGTGGACATTACGTACTACAAGAATGGAGGTATTCTAAACTACATGATACGAAAGATGCTGGACTAG